gagatgaaattagATATCAGGCATGCCGGGGTTAATCAATTTTCAACCTTAACccccttttttcaaatttgccaGTTGTGAGATCAACCTTTATCTTTCAGAGGCAGCTTATCTGTATATTATacaatattattttaacaaacagCCCTTTAAAGGTGGAGCTAGATGCCGGTGTTTCTTGATTGGttgaaaaataagtatttaatgTGGAACAGGAATAAGAAGTATGTATTGAAGAAGCACAGGAGATGCAAACATCTAAAATGCTGCTTTCAGTGAAACTGATTCTGTTCATGACACTCTCAACTGgtaagaaaaatacttttaccAGTTTGTCTCCACATATTAACTGACATTATCATAAAATACaactacattgactttaatggACCACTAAAGTCAATGTAGTTGAATTTTGTGATAATGTCAGTCTGTGTCAAGTGATTTTATTGACCTAGATTTGTGTATATTACATCAGGCTCATAATGATTTCCCAACTAGaaatgaacaataaaaaaagtctTAATACACTTGTGTACTGCAGCCTCAGGATTAAAATGCTACTTCTGTAGTAACGTCACCCTGGCATCTTGCAATGTTACTGTGACATGTCTTGACGCATTGGACTGCTGCTTTTCGTTGAAGGAGAATAATGGTAAGGAAAATTGTCATTTCACTTTTATGCTTATTGTTGCAGATTATTGATATTCAGATCAACTTAATTGGATGTCTGTCATGGTCAATGGCAGTGAGAtctgttaattattttttttggaccttGATTTAACATGAAAAGGGTTTAAGAAAGGTTGAAGTTgacttgtgttgttgttgtcatttctgtCATTTCCTACAGATTTTGTAGTAAAAGGCTGCGGGCTCAAGCACCTTTGTCACCATCCAATGAAATGTTGTGCCAGCGACTTGTGCAATAATGTGCAATAATAAGGTCCTGCTTCAAGTGTCCTCATCTTCAtgatgtccttttttttgctttttaaaagtaTTCGTTTGAACTAAAACTGCTCAAAGaggaaacaaaaatatgaaacaatgaCTTAATTTTTCCCTCTGACCTAaggtaaaacaattaaaagcagaACTGTGTTTTTGAATGTTCatgttcctcttttttttaaacagacaaGCAAGCACGATGGAGAAGTTTGGGTAGTAACACTACTgcagggatgtcaaactcattttagtCAAAGGATCACATTCAGTTTGATTTTAGGAAGCTGAGAAGAGTACATTTCTGGCTTACTAGCTATATTAAATAAGATTGAACATGTTCACTATTCTACAAGTCCATTTGGAAAACATTTCTACTTCTCTCATTGCAAAGCTCATTTGAAATTATATGAGCCATCTAAATTTGTATTAGCCTTCCAAAAGACTGGTCTCAAGCTGTCACAGTGTTTTTGTTTGACTTGATGGGGATGCAAACCACACAAACATTTCCACTCCCTTTGTTAATCATTGACTTATCACTGTGAAATTCTATTTGTATATCTAAGGACATACACACGCGCATCTTCGTCTTTCAAATCGTTGATCTCAGGACTTACTAGACACCAAttggtgaatgagtggttagcgcgccgGTCTCGCAGTtatggggtcgagggttcgatcaccgatcactgaaagagttaaataaTAATGCAGCACGGCAAACAATTTGCTATGGCTCCAGCCTTCCTGATTGGGTacagttgccatggcaactcATTTCCCCTCTCAGTCCTCAGACTTCCATAAACGAGTGCAAGTTGTTTCCACCCTGAACGCAATTAGAAACTGCAACTAATTTTTCTTTCATGTGCTGCTGTACAGCTTAATGACTCTCCCCCTTTTACATAATTTAAACAATATTAATGAGCTGTTATGCAAGATTGGAATTGATGGAATTCCTACATGATGCTTAGTATTATTGATTAGTGTACAATCGCTGTAATTTGCGCTTGCCTGACTCATTTATGAATGCATAAGTTAGTCTAGTTATAGGAAGTTTATCTGCAATTTAAAAGCTGTACTCACCTGTCTCATCTGTTATTATGCTGTATAATTAGGACTTTTGGCCAAGCACATAACATatttatgagatttttttttttttacagcaaccAAGTTGTTTGCTGTTTATGCAACCTTATGCTGGGCTTTTCCATGCATTTGCACAACCCAAAGGTCTGTTATCATGCATTGGAGGGATCCCAGTGTCAGATAATATCCACACTACCCCAGGCCATGCAGCCATCCACAGCTAGTGTCATCACCTCGGTGAGATGAGCCTTTTTTTTCTGACCTGCGATTGAGTGAAAGGAGCATATCTGTGTTATTTTCACACATATTGTCTATGAAAAGCAATAGAAAccgagctgttttttttaaaatcataaatcCTTAACTGAGGTGAAAGAAAATGACGCGAATACGGTGCTGTCATGTTTATTGATGTTCAGGCTGATAAATAAATGGTTTTAATAATACTATTTAAATAATTCCTCAGGTCTATTATCAGTTCTGTAGAATAAGTGAACTGTATTGCCTCAATCCAACATGTCAAAACGTACAACGCCATTGCGAGATAAAGCAATACCTGAAAGGTTTTAGCAATTAATACAAGCCCTCCAGCAGATAAAAATCAGTGTACTGtcactgccaaaaaaaatgacgtttGTTGTATTCCACAAGTGGTACAGTCAGACGGTTCCGTGTCTTTAAAATGTTAAGTGTATCACAATTTCCTAAACTTTTTCAGTTCAAGATTCAAAGTAGAAACTTGGTACCTCTCTGAGACTCACACCTACAAAAATACACTGTACATCATGGCCACAATATTGACATGTACACATGAATCAAAAAAGGCAAGCATATAGGTACAGGCTGTGAACAGACTATTTAATctcttttaaaatatggatGTGTTCTGAGGTTggatagaagaagaaaaaataatctaatgatCACCAAACAATTACGATAAtgtttttgcccatttttggATAGGGTTCAATGTTGTGGAATTGAAAGGGTGGAGCCAGCCAGATCCAACTTGGCAGTCTGTTGACTGttcaattggggaaaaaaatgctggaTGCCCTCCATCCTTTCTTCTTTGTTGCATTTCGCTTTAATTGTGTCAGCTGCTATGATGCCAGTGCTATTTGTGCAGCCAAGAAACAGTTTTACCTGGTTAGATTCCTTTGAATCAAATGTCCCTTGAATATTCGAGATCTGCGGCCAGTATAAGATGGTGGCATTTGTTGGCTTTGATGTCTTACGTTTGAATTAATATGTTCTTTTAAGAAAATCTTGTGATAGTACAATATAAAACATCCCTTTGATAAGAAGTTCTTCTCGTGACAATCTGGAGAAAAGTGAGAATGAAACTAAGCTACCGAACGATATTAAAAACGTCATACTTTGTTTCCGTAGTTGTAAAGATCTCAAGGCAAAGCTGTAATAGAAAAAGATTTGGTCCACCTTAACCGGAATGCTACTAAACTTTTGAGTTCTCTCCTTCTGATTCCtaagtcagtttttttgtttgtcgcCGTACAACGTGAAGATTGGCGAAAAATCGACATtatccctgaaaaaaaaatatcgctTCTTATTGTTGTACTATTTTACCTCAGTTTGAGGGAGAAATCCTTACTTTTTCTCGATGTCCTCATGCCTGATGATCTTGTAGGTGATCCAGTAAAAGACGTTAAAGATGAGGAAAGCCAAAGGAAAGGCAGCACGCGAGATAGTGTCTATCCTCTTGGCTCGGTCCACAAATTTCTTCTTCATGTTTTCCATGTCTTTGGGGACCGGTGGTTGAGGGTTCTGGGCCAGAGCGGCATTCTTAACAGCTGAGCTGTCCTTCGTTGGCAGACACTGGTTCATGTTGTAGCCAGTAAAATTAAAGCGGTCTTCATCCTGAAAAGACGCACAGATATGTCAGAGTTTAGGTAGTATTGGATAGATAATATTCAGTGATAGAGACAGTGTTAAATTCAATTTGACTAGGAGGGGCTTTCAGTAAATGATAGAAGGTAAAACCTATGGAATTTGGGTGTTATGTGTTTGGGTTCTTTATGCCTTTCTTTGTGTTCATGATGGCTGAAGAATAAATATAGGGACTATTAtcgaatttgtatttttaatttgaaagagAAGAAGTCATTAAATTTTGGACAATTAAGCCAAAAGTATGTGGCTTGTTGGTTCACTTCTGGGGTTTATCCCAAGTGGGTCCTCACTTGTGTAGTGTATGcatgttcttgtgtgggttttctccatagtactctggttttctcccacatttaaaaaaggtgcatggtagactggttgaaaactctaaattgcctctagataGGTGTGAATGGTTTTCGACCTTGTTTTGccattgcaattggctggccaccaattcagggtgttccccacctggtgcccatggttggctgggatagactccatcaaaccccgcgacccttgtgaggataagcggtttgggaaatgaatgaattaataattcaaAAGCCACAGAGGAATTTTGTGATTGCAAGAAAACTGAATAGTCTATTTAAGTCAAATTCACTGGGTAGGTGATATAATGAGAAGGCAGACTCAAAATCAAAGGTCACAGCAGTCAGGAATATGGTTGTGCTTTGAATTGGGCTGCTTAGGTTCTTCCAGTGTGTCGCTAGTTTATGAAATGGAAGCTGTTAGAAATGTACAATGTTTATTGATGTTTCCCAAGGTTCAGTCTTTAAACAGTACAATGCCAAAGTTACCCTGAggtgcatttttaaaaactactCTGGTTTGTCTTTCACTCTCAATACAAGTCAAAGAGTTTAAGGATTCTGCTGGTCACGTTGACAAACTTCATGAAAACGGCAAGCTTTATAAAAGTCTACCTTATGATTCTTCCTTTGTCTTCGCCTCAAGCGCAGAAACTCCTTCTGTTGCCTGGAGACGAAATTAACCCCAGCGTATTCGAGCAATGCCGCAAATACAAAGAGTAGACACACCGCCATCCAGATATCAATGGCTTTCACATAGGAGACCTGCAAGCGGAAGATCAGTTGTGGTTTGATTGCGTATAAAAATAACCACCGGGTACGCTTTCccgaaaataaataataccGGATAATATTCCTTATAGTCTCCTTTCATACTCTAGTTGCTGCTCAGCGATAATAAACACCCCGACTACAAACAATAGCCGGATATTGATACCATCTTGTCATTCTGGCGAGGAAGATGAAAGCTGTTTGTCAGCGTGACCTCGCGTCTGACTGTCGATTAGCATGTGGAACGCAGCAACTCAGCTTTATGAGGGCGCTCGTGCGTGCCGACTGTTTTCGCAAGTGGCGGCTCTCAAAGGcctcattttaaatatttatcagCACACACGTCTTTCATGTTAGAGACTGTGACGTGTTTTATGGGCTGTCGCCACTCATACAGACACAGACTAATCAGCAGCACCTCAAGTATCCTCAAAACGTGCGCTCCTCAGGCATTTACCGTCAGCTACGGAGGCATCAGTCACCGTCGGAATACTTTCTTTTCAGAGTTAGAACACACTTATcttgaaaaagtacaaagtgaagagTACATCGAGAGGCGCTTGATAGAAACCGCACAGGTAACTGCGAGTGCATCAGCGATTAAGGGAAATTTCTCATTAGCTTCCTTTTAAATTGCAATAAGTTCAATTCAGGATGGAAACACTGTGTGCAGAATGTTCTTGTGCTCACCTCATGCTGGCTAAGGCTGAAGATAACTGCAATgtctgtctaaaaaaaaactaatttaggTAAATCCACTTCACCAGGTGTGTTTAGTACTGTATTTCTAGATCATGGTGTTATTTGTTATGCACATTTGATCCCAAAGAGAAAATGGTTGTAAGATAGTAATTTAAAACTACCAAAGCGTccaattttcctcttttttaaattattatttaggCAATAATATAATGTTTCTGCAGAGATACTCAGATAATTCACAAGAGTTAAATTGAAAACACCTGGACTTCTTATAATTGCTGAAAGCAGTCCATCCTCATTTTAACTTGAAGTGAGATTGGAGCGTAAGCCTCGCTACATCTTGGAGAAGATCCCAATTAGATCTCGGCCAAGCAATTTTTCCCCACTGGTTACCAGTTAACATCATGTTTTGGAAACCTTACTTGAAGACATCACACAAAGTGGGAGAAGATGATAAGCATCAATATTTTCTACTCTTCAAACCTGCAAACTTTGCCAGAATAAAAACCAATGTATCATACATTTTCCTGCAAAAATAAGGCTCCACTGCATGTTATAATAGTCTAGTCCACTACCACACTGATGATTTCTAGGAAACATTTGAAGAATGTTTTGCGCTTGTCCACTAAAACGTCCCCTTCTTTTATTCTAGACtagtggtctccaaactattacACAAAGGGACGCAGTGGGTGCGAGTTTTCGTTCCAAGCCAGAAAGAGTACACAATCAGTGGAGAGCAGTCAGGTGGTTATTGTTATCTGCAGAAATcacattggtcaaagtgtctttgCTGGatttgttggaacaaaaacctgcacccacagagGTCCGCGAGGACCAAGGTTTGGGGATCCCTGGTCTAGACTCAGCACAATACCATTGTTAGGAGGCTCCACTGCTACCGCTTACCTTTGGCAAAGAAGCTCTGGACCCGGAGCTTTGCGTGGTCATGGTGAGCACGGTGGTGATCCCCAGTGCTACTCGGGCAGGAGCGGCATCCATGTTGATCCAAAAGGACACCCATGACAGGATGACGATGAGGAGTGAAGGGATGTACATTTGAATCAGGTAGTAGCCCATCTGACGTTCCAGATGGAATTTCACCTCAATGCAAGTGAATTTGCCTGTGCAGAAATGATCAAACAAAGTCAATTTGAATAAAAGGTGACTCAGGTTAGTTACCACTTACCAGTATTGTAATGTTTGGTACAGTAGCCCAGCTCTTTATCCTCCTTCATGATGAACTGAGGCAGCGTTAGACCATCTGACACCTGCACAGCACCTTTCTCCAGCCACTCAAAGATCAGGTCATTCATAGTATAGCCGACTGTAGAGAGCAAAGGCAAAATGAAGCTCATttggtaataataatattcattgTGACTCAATATTTGTGAAAGCTGAAGATAAGGCTCAGTTTTTACAGCTTAAATTTggatgtctttttaaaaatattattagcaGTGATGTTTGCTTAACTAGAAAGGCAAATACTGAATATAACTTGGATTGGGTAATGACATATTTGGTGACTAAACACCAATTAGGTACCCATTTATACAACTATGAGTCAACAACATCAGGGCTGTCCAAATTATTCCATAAAAGGCAGCAGTGGGGTGCTGGTTTTTGCTCCAAATGATCAAGCACCACCACCTAACCTGCACGCACTATTGCTCTTGAGGAACggtttggacacccatgaacTACACCAACAAATCCGCATTAGGTGTTTAAAGCCACATCGGTTTAATCTTTGGCAAACAAAGATAGAAAACAATAGTTCGcatataaatgtacatttatcgcaacatttttcaaattcagcTTCAGATTGCTTGGTGTGCAGCTGACTTAtgaagtcaataaaaaaatagaagtaatgcaaaatataaaagtaATGTATATTCTGTATTCCCTGATCACAAAAGAGTGACTGGTGTCCCAAATTCACAGTTATCACGTTGACATCCCCTGATCTTAACTCCATAATAAATCAAAACCCTTATGACTACTGCTATAATAGTGTTTATAACATATATAGAAAAAAGATGACACTTACAACTCTCTAGTTGCATTGTACACGTTTGGACATCCATTGGGAAGTTCTTCAGATCCATCGGGCAGGACAGGATAAGAGTCAGCCTGTGATGTCAGTGATACAAACCACAACAAATAAAAGGACACCAATGATAAAAAAAGGAGACTTTACTCTGTAGTAAAATGCACAAGTGGTGTTCTCGTGTCTCCCTTGTGCTCTGCTGGGATACATCAGCAAGATTCACTCCAGCGGCTTCCAATCACACTTTCATTACTGCAGCTTATTGTCTCGCCGAGACATTCGGGTGCCCACTGGGCGCCCCGCCATCTTTCCCTGCCATGAACAGCGATGGAGGCTAACCAGCTTTCATTTCAGGCGTCGACCCGCTCTGCTTCGACACCTGAGCACCACTCAGCCCCAAGCAGCCTTCGTAATAGACTCAAACACTTTCAGTTCTGTGTCCAGAAGATTGAATTCGGCTCCTCTTGGACGTGACGGTGTATTGGAATGgaatgaaatattttcataCATGTGCTATTTTCTATGCAACTATTGGCCTTAATTAAAGTTCCCAATTGGAATTGAAACTCCTTAAAAAGTCTTTGGATTCATGGAAACCCACCATgaactcccatttttttcctttaatctTTTTATCCTTAACAAACCCCGCTGAGATTACTGTACCTGCTTTCCATCAGAATTCTTTCATTAAAAATCTACATGAATTGAATGATGGAATGTCAAAGGGGGAATGACAATGGATGGAATCAAATCTAATTTAAACGATGTTCCTACAACCTTCTATGTTGAAAGAATTCACcaaatattcactttttggATTCATTATTTAGCTATCACAGAAAAACTCATTAGTTCACTGTACGAATGGAAGGGCAGAAAGCGCCAATTTTTGCAAACATTAGTTGCTGTTGTCGTTCAgtccgtccaatccatttcaattgagAGGCAAGCAGCAAATGATCGTTGCCAGGCCACCGGGTCAAAATCGATTCAACGGATATGAATGTCAATGCCAGGCAATGAGTTCACATCAACTTTAATAGGACTTCGCTAATGAAGCGTAAAAATTATGCTCTGTTGCAATGTCACATGTTTCTAGGTGGCTCTGTCCAGTCATGATTGCAGAATTAGCAAATTGAGGCAGATTGTATCGAGCTGGAGAGATGTTTTCAAATTCTGAACACTTTGGCAAAAGATAAAAGCCACaaccaacacaaacacaaaatgacaacaacGGATGCATATTTTGACTGCCAGATAACGTTTTGTGACCATCTTGGCACTAGGTTTTAACCGCTAATGTCGTGAGCCAGTCAAATGTAATTGCCTTGCTTGGATGTCAGTACCAAACGCAACAAATCCAGCACAAATCCCACATAAACTTAATGTTACAGAAACATATGCTGTATTTGTTAGCAGAGTTTATGCTCATTTCTATCATACCGAAAATGTCGGCCAGTCAAATGTAAGTGCCCTGCTTAGATGTCATTAAGATCAGTACCAAAATGCAACAAATCCAGAACAAATCCCACAGAAACTTAATGTTACAGAAACATATATGCTGGATTTCTTAGCAAGGTATCTGCTTATTTCTGCCGTGCTTATGTCTTACTGCATAACCTTATAGGCAAATGTCTGAACAATCTCAACTAGATGACTACTACCTAAAGGCCAAAGGCAGTTCACAAAAGCAATATCTGCCTAAGTGTATCTACCATTGTAACTTGTAAGTGTAATTTCGTTAAAAGTCTACTCCCCTTCTGGTCATTTATCATTCGTACTACACCTACTGaattttgcattattattattttttcaaattgttttgaatttcCAATTGCCTGACACTTCCTGGCAACTGTACGATTAAAGTGTGCACcaataaaaacgacatttaGACCTcataaacccccccccccccccccacctgtgTTACCCTATTTTCCTTAAACATCACATCtgctaaataaacaaaaatgtccaatccatataTTGTAAGcactggcagtcaatgagttccTCACTTTCCATCACCTGATACTGTAGAGGACATCTCCGTTCTTGAAAATCCTGAGCAGCTTGTTGTCCGTTGTGACATCGTGGAAATTAGCGCCCTTCTCGTTGGCGAAGAAGAGGTCTGGCTTCCAAATAGAGTCCAGCATGGAGGGGTCCAGGTCCAGAGAGGAGTCTGGATATTTACTGTATGCCAGGCGGGGGTCATTCCACGTCTGCCGCAGGAAGATATTCACTCTGTAATCCTGTAGACACGACAAGcgatttgcatatttttgcagTACAGCTATTGAGCTTAGGGGGAAAGGGAGCATGCTGATCACACAttggcattgtttttttttttttaatacaacatcTCCTTTGAAATGCAGTGGGAAATTGTATTAGAAAACATTGCTATGACAGAGAACATTGGCCTCCGCGAAGTGATCGTTGGTGAGTAAACTtgatcaaaaatgacaatttgaaactgaaataatacatttgtcaaAACAACGCCGTGGGCTGACTTATTTTAAActtagattggaaaaaaatgtataatttgaaAGATAGTGATTTTGTGATTTTGTCATGCACTTTAATTTACAGTATTCATATCCCTGAGATGACACTTTACTTTATACTGGATAAGAATAACTGTCTTACTAGTGCAAACCTGCTTTTACTAACATGGAATTGTTGCGGTTTGTAATCGTGGAAACAGATTCAAAAtgcttgattttaattttatgtcaAGAAACGTCTTTGAACAGATGTACACGAATTTCTAGGGTTCTTTGTTGCAAATCcaaatttcatttgaatttctgcACGGGACTTCTTCAATtgctatctttaaaaaaaatgacgtttTATGTTATGCTCTAATTGCTGGAATGCTgtaaataacataaatatttttctggGTTCTATAGATAACGTCATTCAATCTGACATTTGATATTAGGTTCTACCACCGTATTATTAAGTTGAGTTCAGGTGGAGCAACAAAAACATCAGTTCGACCAAAACAACTTTCTCTGACATTTAATTTGAACTCTTGGAGGAAcgttttttgaaaatgaaaatcaatagTTTTCATCGTTGAGTCCAGTGCTTCCAAATCAATGTTGCCCTCCAAAATACAAAATCCTGTAATTTCCCCAGAATTGTCACCTTTAGTAAGGATCACTTCGCGGTAGTCTGCaacaatttgtaaaaaaattacatgaTGACGAATTGAAACATCTCCCATGCAaagcaacaacacaaaaataaacgTGTTCACTTCCATTGACTGAGATGGAAATCCAATGCATTTCAACCGCAAATAATCACAGCCAGCCTCCCACATTTCTTATGGATTGGACTCCATCGCCATCAATGGGAGCCTTTGAGTCaaaaaccataacacaaactaaaataaaatgaatgagtaaaaaaaaccaaattgCAATCTGCTCATCTGTgagatatatttttatatgttgcTGATTACAAAGTGGCGGCGCACCAATTTgcaacaacttttctcattaaACGCAATAATGCAGTCGCTATAATAGAAAGCAAATGATGTGTTTATTAGCTCGGAGCATGTGTCATCGGCGTGACATGCTTTTATGTTGTTTGACATTTCATCAGCTCGTCGCCGCCTTCTGAGCATCGCCGGCTGTGTCGGAATCCGTGTAATTCCCAACCCATGTGCAAATTAACATCCTCTATTCACGATCTAAATGGTGATTAGCAGCCATTATAAAGCTTTGCAGCCATTTTCTTGCACGTAGCcacttgtttttgtatttttatatgtttaGCAGCGGGGATATTTTAGCATATCAGCATTTTTAGACGCTCCCATTGCTATTGGCTGGATTTATGGAGATTAAGCAGCTGAGATTGACTGTATGAATTATGAATttggattaatatatttttttaaaggatgtaGGATTCATGGTAGCAGTAAgctaaatgtgtcatttatatTCGCAGCGTGAGGGGCAAAAGAAGTACAATGTAACCTTTAAGCTGAAGTACAATTGAGAACGctgttctgaaaaaaaatacatattcacaTCTAAACTGTCATTTAGTAATACTCTAATGTTTTATAGCAAGAaacaattttatgttttttttttttactattgtaTTTAAGGTGCTcttttattttagtgttttataaCCTTTAATGCCTTTTTCACAAGTCAATTTTGGTTGAAAATGCCCATGTCGTTTTTCGATCAATTTTAGTTGGTCTTTTATTCTAAATCTTACTTTTCAAATAGATGAATTGTCAATAATAAATGCTTGACTGGATCCAATTTCAACATTTAATGATTACATTTAAACTCTGCCCTGATTGGTCAATGGTgcatgcatattaaaaaaatgaaacaataaatCATGCTAATTTAAACAAGTTTCACTCACTTCTCTAAACTAGTTTTATTTGGTATATGTAttcccaagttttttttttcattttaatattgtaacagaattttgagcaaattagTTTGCGTAACATTTTGAGTCAAACTACTTCACTGAAGtctattttataattatattaggTTTCAATTATACCATCACTTTTTTTGTCcagttttccttttaaagtgACACTATTAGAGCATTTCTGACTCTTTTTGGCAACAGAATAATATAAACATACAATGATGTTTCTCAATGCTTCCTGAAAGTCCACTTTGCTTAAAATGGCGACTTAAACTATTTAACTCAAGTTCTACTTCttatttgtctttctttttccgTCAAAACTTACAATACAAGTACATTTCCCCTAAGTGAAAAACTTATCTTTTACCACTAACTGGTTAACAGACTTATTTCAAGCAATACATTACTATAGTAAATCTTAAAAAGAAACTAACCCTAAttcaaatttgaattaaaaaaaatggagaaaaaaaagaaaatgtgatgtATTCAATCAATGCTTCCGAGCCCTCAACTCACCATAGTAGTTTCAGCTATAGAACCAAAGCTGTTGATAAATATGTTGCAGGTAACGTTAACGGGCGGACCTGCAGTTAAGGGACAGATAACACATTCACTGATACTTGTGCACAGTAACGCGACCACAATGCCCAAGAACTCACCATCTCCGTGACCGAGCCGAAGCTGTTGATAAAAATATTGCATGCAACGTTTAGGGGCGGGCTTGCGAAATGGAATGACACGCCTTAAACTCAATGCCCAAATAAGAGAAAGGTGGCCTGTGACCTGTTGGATGTTGCATTAGAACTCATCCAATGAtggatgttttggaatgtgtagATGTGCTCATGAAAAATGCAACAACTCTGAATGTCCTCAATTTTTCCTCACAACTCCCTAATTAAATCGGCACTTTCTTCTCAATCTTGTCTAACCACCAAAAAATTCTCTGATCGAGTCACCATCAGCACTGAGCTAAAAGTCTCCTCagcaggccttttttttttgccatggcAAGCCTTCCGATAGGAACAAAGTGAAGTTGTCAGCTTTTGCCGCTGCCCTTTTACCCGCGCTTTCCTCATCAATATTGCATTGGACACTGTATTAATATTTGCCTCGCTTTGTTGTCAGCTGACTAAGACTTAACGGGCCGAGTAGGAAAACAAAAGCAGCTCTCAACAATGTCAGCAAAAAGAAAACTAGGTCATCCTTCAGCAACGCATTGCGCTCGTCAAGGTGTGACAAGCATGCCACGCAAATGCAGAAAaggtgtattttattattttttatattggaTGGCAAATATTTTACCAAATAAACTTTGGGCTGCATTCGAAAGGGAAAATGTGTAAATTGGGAATTTA
Above is a window of Stigmatopora nigra isolate UIUO_SnigA chromosome 11, RoL_Snig_1.1, whole genome shotgun sequence DNA encoding:
- the glra2 gene encoding glycine receptor subunit alpha-2 produces the protein MEEVKKRAPGMQRTWVMLWGALLFNFRLADTKERDPRSSSNMSPSDFLDSLMGRTSGYDARIRPNFKGPPVNVTCNIFINSFGSIAETTMDYRVNIFLRQTWNDPRLAYSKYPDSSLDLDPSMLDSIWKPDLFFANEKGANFHDVTTDNKLLRIFKNGDVLYSIRLTLILSCPMDLKNFPMDVQTCTMQLESFGYTMNDLIFEWLEKGAVQVSDGLTLPQFIMKEDKELGYCTKHYNTGKFTCIEVKFHLERQMGYYLIQMYIPSLLIVILSWVSFWINMDAAPARVALGITTVLTMTTQSSGSRASLPKVSYVKAIDIWMAVCLLFVFAALLEYAGVNFVSRQQKEFLRLRRRQRKNHKDEDRFNFTGYNMNQCLPTKDSSAVKNAALAQNPQPPVPKDMENMKKKFVDRAKRIDTISRAAFPLAFLIFNVFYWITYKIIRHEDIEKK